Proteins co-encoded in one Apteryx mantelli isolate bAptMan1 chromosome 4, bAptMan1.hap1, whole genome shotgun sequence genomic window:
- the NFKBIA gene encoding NF-kappa-B inhibitor alpha — MISARRAAELSAMEGREAPRKELPAAPLQDDRHDSGLDSMKDEEYRQLVKELQDIRLQPRDAPAWPQGDPPPPHAWAQQLTEDGDTFLHLAIIHEEKALSLEVIRQMAGDRAFLSFQNSLSQTPLHLAIITDQPEIAENLLKAGCDPEIRDFRGNTPLHIACEQGSLRSVSVLTQYCQQHHLLPVLQATNYNGHTCLHLASIQGYLAVVEYLLSLGADVNAQEPCNGRTALHLAVDLQNSDLVSLLVKHGADVNKVTYQGYSPYQLTWGRDNSSIQEQLKQLTTADLQMLPESEDEESSESESEFTEDELIYDDCLIGGRQLAF; from the exons atgatcagcgcccgccgcgccgccgagcTGTCGGCCATGGAGGGCCGCGAGGCGCCGCGCAAGGAGCTCCCGGCGGCGCCGCTGCAGGACGACCGCCACGACAGCGGGCTGGACTCCATGAAGGACGAGGAGTACCGGCAGCTGGTGAAGGAGCTGCAGGACATTCGCCTCCAGCCGCGCGACGCCCCGGCCTGGCCGCAGggcgacccgccgccgccgcacgccTGGGCCCAGCAGCTCACCGAGGACGGCGACAC TTTTCTCCACTTGGCGATTATTCACGAAGAGAAAGCCCTGAGCCTGGAGGTGATCCGGCAGATGGCCGGCGACCGGGCCTTCCTCAGCTTCCAGAACAGCCTCAGCCAG ACTCCACTTCACCTGGCCATTATCACAGATCAACCTGAAATTGCTGAGAATCTTCTGAAGGCCGGATGTGACCCAGAAATCAGAGACTTCCGAGGGAACACGCCACTCCATATTGCCTGTGAGCAGGGCTCCCTCAGAAGCGTCAGCGTCCTCACACAGTACTGCCAGCAGCACCACCTCCTCCCTGTCCTACAGGCAACCAACTACAACG GACATACATGTCTCCATTTGGCATCTATTCAAGGGTATCTGGCTGTTGTTGAATACTTGCTGTCCTTAGGAGCAGATGTAAATGCTCAG GAGCCATGCAATGGCAGAACTGCACTACACTTGGCTGTAGACCTGCAGAATTCAGACCTGGTGTCCCTTCTGGTGAAACACGGGGCAGATGTGAATAAAGTGACCTACCAGGGCTATTCCCCGTATCAGCTCACGTGGGGAAGAGACAACTCCAGCATACAGGAACAGCTGAAGCAGTTGACCACAGCTGACCTACAAATGTTGCCAGAAAGTGAGGACGAGGAGAGCAGTGAATCGGAATCTGAATTCACAGAGGATGAA ctcatATATGATGACTGCCTTATTGGAGGACGACAGCTGGCATTTTAA